A window of the Cannabis sativa cultivar Pink pepper isolate KNU-18-1 chromosome X, ASM2916894v1, whole genome shotgun sequence genome harbors these coding sequences:
- the LOC115700038 gene encoding uncharacterized protein LOC115700038 isoform X2 encodes MPFNSYSTRRFQLKISDMDEIQLITNWEDVICPICLDFPHNGVLLHCSSYEKGCRPFVCDTNHLHSNCLDRFKSAYGMSPSSTIDTVNEENTEPLVSEENSKSSCPLCRGDVTGWMVVDEVRSYLDEKKRCCDEERCTFTGTYSELQKHAQKEHPHARPSKIDPARQLDWENFQQSSEIIDVLSTIHSEVPRGVVLGDYVIEYGDDETGDEFEDFPGNKGNWWTSCILYQVFDKFRNSRNKRRSRVSDARRGSRRSSYDTSNSDEGSVASVEFAEYRVDETDDEFVSSNAPSRSGSTHRSSRRHRSRFYDN; translated from the exons ATGCCTTTCAACAGTTATAGCACTAGAAGGTTTCAACTGAAAATATCTGACATGGATGAGATTCAGTTGATTACCAACTGGGAAGATGTGATTTGTCCCATATGTTTGGATTTTCCTCACAATGGTGTACTTCTTCATTGCTCATCTTATGAGAAGGGATGCCGTCCTTTTGTTTGTGACACAAACCACTTGCACTCAAATTGTTTAGATCGTTTTAAAAGTGCATATGGGATGTCACCTTCGTCCACAATTGATACAGTTAACGAGGAAAACACTGAGCCTTTGGTTTCAGAGGAAAACTCCAAATCAAGCTGTCCCTTGTGTAGGGGTGATGTTACTGGTTGGATGGTCGTTGATGAGGTCCGTTCATATCTGGATGAGAAAAAGCGTTGCTGTGATGAGGAACGGTGTACTTTTACAGGCACGTACTCAGAACTCCAGAAACATGCTCAAAAGGAGCACCCTCATGCTCGACCGTCAAAAATTGATCCTGCAAGGCAGCTTGACTGGGAAAACTTCCAGCAGTCCTCTGAGATTATTGATGTTTTGAGCACCATTCATTCAGAAGTCCCACGGGGTGTGGTTCTAGGAGACTATGTGATAGAATATGGTGATGATGAAACTGGAGATGAGTTCGAGGACTTCCCCGGGAATAAAGGTAACTGGTGGACCTCCTGTATCTTGTATCAGGTGTTTGATAAGTTCAGGAATTCCAGAAATAAAAGAAGGTCAAGAGTTAGTGATGCAAGAAGAGGTAGTCGCAGATCAAGTTATGATACTTCAAATTCCGACGAGGGTTCTGTGGCATCTGTAGAATTTGCAGAGTACAGGGTAGACGAAACTGACGACGAGTTTGTAAGCTCAAATGCCCCCTCGAGGAGTGGCTCCACTCACCGAAG TTCTCGAAGACATCGTTCCCGCTTCTACGACAATTAG
- the LOC115700038 gene encoding uncharacterized protein LOC115700038 isoform X1, whose product MPFNSYSTRRFQLKISDMDEIQLITNWEDVICPICLDFPHNGVLLHCSSYEKGCRPFVCDTNHLHSNCLDRFKSAYGMSPSSTIDTVNEENTEPLVSEENSKSSCPLCRGDVTGWMVVDEVRSYLDEKKRCCDEERCTFTGTYSELQKHAQKEHPHARPSKIDPARQLDWENFQQSSEIIDVLSTIHSEVPRGVVLGDYVIEYGDDETGDEFEDFPGNKGNWWTSCILYQVFDKFRNSRNKRRSRVSDARRGSRRSSYDTSNSDEGSVASVEFAEYRVDETDDEFVSSNAPSRSGSTHRRFSRRHRSRFYDN is encoded by the exons ATGCCTTTCAACAGTTATAGCACTAGAAGGTTTCAACTGAAAATATCTGACATGGATGAGATTCAGTTGATTACCAACTGGGAAGATGTGATTTGTCCCATATGTTTGGATTTTCCTCACAATGGTGTACTTCTTCATTGCTCATCTTATGAGAAGGGATGCCGTCCTTTTGTTTGTGACACAAACCACTTGCACTCAAATTGTTTAGATCGTTTTAAAAGTGCATATGGGATGTCACCTTCGTCCACAATTGATACAGTTAACGAGGAAAACACTGAGCCTTTGGTTTCAGAGGAAAACTCCAAATCAAGCTGTCCCTTGTGTAGGGGTGATGTTACTGGTTGGATGGTCGTTGATGAGGTCCGTTCATATCTGGATGAGAAAAAGCGTTGCTGTGATGAGGAACGGTGTACTTTTACAGGCACGTACTCAGAACTCCAGAAACATGCTCAAAAGGAGCACCCTCATGCTCGACCGTCAAAAATTGATCCTGCAAGGCAGCTTGACTGGGAAAACTTCCAGCAGTCCTCTGAGATTATTGATGTTTTGAGCACCATTCATTCAGAAGTCCCACGGGGTGTGGTTCTAGGAGACTATGTGATAGAATATGGTGATGATGAAACTGGAGATGAGTTCGAGGACTTCCCCGGGAATAAAGGTAACTGGTGGACCTCCTGTATCTTGTATCAGGTGTTTGATAAGTTCAGGAATTCCAGAAATAAAAGAAGGTCAAGAGTTAGTGATGCAAGAAGAGGTAGTCGCAGATCAAGTTATGATACTTCAAATTCCGACGAGGGTTCTGTGGCATCTGTAGAATTTGCAGAGTACAGGGTAGACGAAACTGACGACGAGTTTGTAAGCTCAAATGCCCCCTCGAGGAGTGGCTCCACTCACCGAAGGTT TTCTCGAAGACATCGTTCCCGCTTCTACGACAATTAG
- the LOC115700054 gene encoding cytoplasmic 60S subunit biogenesis factor REI1 homolog 2 codes for MSGLACNACNKEFIDDSEQKFHYKSEWHRYNLKRKIAGVPGVTEVLFMARQAALAQEKNKLSETPMLYSCGLCGKGYRSSKAHAEHLKSRNHILKASQGVNNQDEDMAIIKPLPRRVVNKAPLQNDAPNEESEESEESEGEWEEVDPEEELIGEAAKSLTGLNVDEHASDEDMDEKDDVEDFDDLDPSCCFMCDLEHDNLESCIVHMHKHHGFFIPDVEYLKDPKGFLTYLGLMVRRDFMCLYCNDRCHPFSSLEAVRKHMIAKSHCKVHYGDGGDDEEVELEEFYDYSSSYVDEDGKQMVVSGHTNAVELAGPELLITRRSNNGVSTKTLGSRDFLRYYRQKPRPSPIHDKAISAALASRYKSMGLATVQSRERMVRMKVMKEMNRTGVEAMRSKMGMKSNVIRNLPKNCTY; via the exons ATGTCGGGGTTAGCTTGCAACGCTTGCAACAAAGAATTCATCGACGATTCTGAGCAAAAGTTCCATTACAAGTCTGAATGGCACCGTTACAATCTCAAGCGCAAG ATAGCTGGGGTCCCTGGGGTTACAGAAGTATTATTTATGGCTAGACAAGCTGCTCTTGCTCAGGAGAAAAACAAGTTAAGCGAAACCCCAATGCTCTACAGCTGTGGTCTTTGTGGCAAAGGGTATAGAAGTTCCAAGGCTCACGCTGAGCATCTCAAATCACGAAATCACATCCTGAAGGCTTCTCAAGGGGTCAATAATCAAGATGAGGACATGGCGATCATCAAGCCGCTGCCACGCCGTGTTGTGAATAAGGCTCCTCTGCAGAATGATGCTCCTaatgaagaaagtgaagaaAGTGAAGAGAGTGAAGGTGAGTGGGAGGAAGTTGATCCTGAAGAAGAATTGATTGGTGAAGCTGCAAAATCTTTGACTGGCTTGAATGTTGATGAGCATGCTTCTGATGAAGACATGGACGAAAAGGATGATGTTGAAGACTTTGATGACTTGGATCCGTCTTGCTGCTTTATGTGTGATTTAGAGCATGATAACCTAGAGAGCTGCATTGTTCACATGCACAAACATCATGGATTCTTCATTCCTGATGTTGAGTACTTGAAGGATCCTAAAGGCTTTCTTACTTATCTTGGCCTAATG GTGAGAAGGGATTTCATGTGCTTGTACTGTAATGATAGATGCCACCCCTTTAGCAGTTTGGAAGCAGTTCGGAAGCATATGATTGCGAAAAGCCATTGCAAAGTACACTATGGTGATGGCGGTGATGATGAGGAAGTTGAGCTAGAAGAGTTCTATGATTACAGCAGCAG CTATGTGGATGAGGATGGTAAACAGATGGTTGTGTCAGGTCATACCAACGCTGTGGAACTTGCTGGACCTGAGCTCCTTATAACAAGGAGATCTAACAATGGAGTTTCAACCAAAACACTTGGTTCCCGGGATTTCTTGCGTTATTATCGCCAGAAACCTCGCCCATCACCAATTCATGACAAGGCCATCTCAGCCGCTCTGGCCTCAAG GTACAAGAGCATGGGACTAGCGACTGTGCAATCAAGAGAACGTATGGTGAGGATGAAAGTGATGAAGGAAATGAATAGAACAGGAGTTGAGGCCATGCGAAGTAAGATGGGAATGAAGAGTAATGTCATTAGGAATCTTCCTAAGAATTGCACATATTAG